gtggttggcatgtgccttcagctcagggcgtgatcccagggtccgggatcgagttctgcatcaggttccttgaagggagcctgcttcctcctctgcctgtgtctctgcctctttctctgtctctcatgaataaataaataaaatattttaaaatagaatagaatagaatgtcCATTTAATGTAATTTGGGTAGGGTGAGACCCACAGATCCTGAGACAACCACCTTTCAGacctgggtgttgtatgtaagtgataagcCACTGAATTCTATCTGGAAACCAATATTGTACCATATGGTAACTAAGtagcatttaaataataaataaaacaatggttTTTTACTCACAGTTCCCAACAGGAAGGGGCATCACAGCACAGGTCCCTCAAGGGGAAGCACCCGGGctggtcaggaggcagagggagtaggggGAGAATGGGAGTGATTGAGGACAATAGCCTTCACTGGGGCTTCCAGGGCTAGGGCACAGGGTCTGTCTCTAGTTGGCTGGCACCTGGCCCTACGATGATTAGGGCAGGTGAATAGTGGCCCAGAGTATAAGAACCCAATAAAGGAGGTAGTTGGGGTATGGACTCTGGGTTAGGTAGTTTGCATTCGTATGTCTTGCTCGTAGGAAGTCACTTATTATCCTAGGAGTAATTACCATGGAAGGCAGAGGCTTTCCAGGGTCAGCACAGCCCAGATTTCAAAGgatcagaaatacagaaaagagtaAAGCATGATTAATTCAAGTCTTTCCTCAGATATGTCCCCAAATAAAAGGGGAGAATCAAGAAAGTCAGCCATCTCTGTCGGTACCCACACCATAGTATCCAAGAACCTTAGAAGAGTTGTTTTCTCGCTCATCTAAAGTTCACATCCCTCAGTTTGAGGCAACACCTCTCTACATCATTGCCCTGCTTCTGATTCCTATGGCAGTAGGGTTAGTATTCACAAGCACGGAGTCGAATGCTGGTTTCAAATACGTTTTCTTCAAGGTAAGGACACTATTCTTCTGTCCCTGGACCCCAACTTTGTCTTCAGGGATTTAGTTTTGTTCCTCTCCTCTGTTTACTCATGACAACAAGAGTGAGctcttaaaaatgcaaacttttttttttaatttttatttatttatgatagtcacagagagagagagaggcagagacacaggcagagggagagggagaagcaggctccatgcaccgggagcccgacgtgggacgcgatcccaggtctccaggattgcgccctgggccaaaggcaggtgccaaaccgctgcgccacccagggatccctaaaaatgcAAACTTCATCATGTTATTCCCTTGCTTAAAATGATCTCTTCCTGggacaccctgggtggctcagtggttgagcatctgcctttggctcaggtcatgatcccagggtcctgggagcctgcttctgcctctgcctatgtctctgcctctctctctgtgtctctcatgaataaataaataaaatctttaaaaaaaatgatctcctATGGCTTTAAGGAAAAGACCAACACTATTAACTTGGTCTACACAGCCCGCTAGACCAGGGTCCTGCTACCTCCCCAACATTGACAAGTGTGTTTCTCTTTTGATCACTGCCTACCCCAGGCTGCATTGttgttcctttccttctgtccatGCATCATGCTGTCTTTACTTAAATAACCTTCAATGTATCGTTTACATCACCTGAAGATAGATTCTCACCACCTACGTCTGCATATTCTCGTGGCAGATTTTAAGATACCTTTCAAAACTCAGGAATTCTTTGAGAGAATCTTTTTTGTTCATCCCAAATGAGGTCAGGACCTTAAAATTCACTTCTATGGCATCAAATTTCTGCTTTATCATAGTTTAATTAAGTTGTTAAATTTagagactttaaaaaagatttttatttattcatttgagagagagaaacagaaagagagagcaagataAAGAGCACAAGTGgacggagaggcagagggggaggtagaaggagagagagagaatctctcaagcagactctctactaagcatggagcccaatgcactctggatctcacaaccccaagctCACAACCCcagctgaatccaagagttggatagtcaaccaactgggccacctgggtgtccccaaTTTAGAAACTTTTAgcgtttttaaaaaatgtttgttggcTTGTAAATTATATGAAGCCAGGGTCTATGCCTGTCTTATTTAATTCACAATCACCAATGTACAATGCCTGGCACTTGTTTGGAAAATACCATGGTGATTTATCTCAAATCCTATTTTAGAATATTATAGGGATTGCTGTTAAAATCAATTCCTTCTCTTTGACTTGGTAATAATTGTCTTGAATATGTCTCAAAGACTTGAAGGTTCTTTTTCACTTGTAAATAGTGATATTCAAAATGTGTACTTCATGGGATTAttataagaatttaataaaaacattcatgTGAAAACATTGTATAAATGGTAATGCAATATACAAATGCAATGGGTATTATTACAAGGAGTTaattgatacattttttaaaaaatgcagtcttAGTTCGAGGATGCAACTCTGATTTACATAAATTGTTCATTTCATTGTGATTTATTTCAAGATAATTAACAGCTGATACAAGAACAATGAACTATGACCTTTGAGCTCATGATacggaaaaaaaaattgtttacagGGAAAGGATATGATATCCATGCTCTCCCATGCCCTTTTAAGTGAGAGGACCTGATGGACCTGATTAGCAGAGTGTCTGATTAACAGAAGTCATCAGGAGCAAGGTTTTTTAGGTATGCATCTGGGATATTAGGTATCTGGATAAGGTAGCAGCATAGAACACCAAAGCCCAGAGGGATAACCTGATTAAAAGTACTTACTAGGACAACCTAGGTGAAACTATTTGAAGAATCACATACCTATGCCATGCCCAGAGTAGTGAGAAAAGAAGACTGCATGGTTCATCTTAGGTGAACTTACTCTCTTTGACGCTACCCCATGATCTCCTCTTCTAAAGTGTGCAGTGAGGAGTAGCTTCTGCTTGGGTTTTGCCAAAACACATAATGACCATGTGTTTTGTTTGGGCCCAATGAATGATACAAGTGTAAAGGTGACAAGTACCACTtctaagaagaaattttaaaagccatcatTTGGGACGTCTACTGCCCCTCCTCAGAAGCCACAAATAGCTTGAACTCTCGTGACCacaaaaagtaaatgagaaagagGGTTTAAGTTGACACACAACTGGATTTGGAATAGGTAGGAGGGAGATAATACAGGAAAATTTGCTTGGATATCTcaagactttttttgtttgtttgttttgtgttgttattcctaaatatatataaagccaaGTGGTGCATAATGAGAGCTTTGTGTCTTAAAGGCCAAGAACCTGCTGGAAACATCAGTGAGGGAAGCCATTTTCAATGGGATGCTCATCTGCAGGTACGTGATAAACCTGTCACTGGCACAGGTCATTGCTTTGCCTCTTCCCTGTCATCTCTCAGACTCACTCAAGGATGCCTTCACCAGCCTCCTCTAGAATCTTTACCTGATGTACCCAAATCCAGGATATGGACTCCCATTCACTGCTTCTGTAGCCGCCCTGTGGTCCTTCTCCAGAGCACATGTCAAGCAACTACTCCTGAACAACTTTGACACTAGATTATCCATTCTCAACAGGGATGGTGTCATGCAGTGATGAAAATTAGTTCTCTGGGACAAAAGAGATTTTAGATGTTATAATGGTTTGTGGCCCTCCAAAGGGCCACAGTCATAAGCATGATGGTAAAATTAGGGGCAGGGGATATAATATTATagttattagaaagagagagattgagagagagagagagagactccttaAGGCAGTGATGCTAAGAAAAGAAGCTGAGGAATAGTGCAGTAGACTCAATTCTTTTAGGCTATGTCAGGAGGGTTGACATGCTTGCTTTCACAGTGCACATGTTAGGGACATCATAATTTTGAATAAGGGaatcaatcaatgaataaaaCCCAGGTTGGAGATCTTTGGATAAAGGAAGACGGACTGACCAAGATTAGCaggggacttgaccccaggactgaCATCAAGACCCCACCTACGTCTACCATATTGGTTCTTCAGGGCATGTTAGACCAAGTCACTAGGAGGCAATGCTGTAGACTCAACTAGGGGAAGAGTGGTGGCAGAAACAGCTCCCGACAGGCACTGATACAGTTTTGggtgattttctcattttaatcacTTGAGAAGGAAAAACACAACTCACTTGTTATTCATTCCTCTAATAATCTCTTTCCACCTTGACCTTTCAACACCGACTGCTGCCCTGCAAACTGCCTTGGAAGTGGCAACAAAAAAATGCGGAACTTTCAGAGTTCGTAATAAACTTTGATACATGTAAAATCAATTTTTGTTGGCATAATTTGAAAGGGCAGTTCATCGTTTGTAATTAGAAACCGTCATGAGGTTTGAAGCGCCAAGTGTTCTCACCTGGAGGAGAATATTAAACTTTAATGAAGGTCTTTTTCCAGAATGGTTGAAAATTTCTCGATGATAATGTCACTATAGGGAAAAATACCTTTGCAGAGGCGCTGCTTAGCTGTGTCTGGGAAACCCTGCTGCAGAAGGATGTGAGGATTTCAACTTCCTTCTAGCATGGCCACTGGGACCTGCATCACGGGTCCAGGCACCTCCTTCACGCCTGTGATTCAGGTCTGCCCTCTGGCAAAGGGTTTCAATGGTGGTAGCAGAGCACATTCAGTTAGCGAATAGTGAGCCCTGTGAGCCAGGCATGGTGCTAGGCTCGCTGGGAAAGCTTTTGTCAAGTATCAAGTTATGTCCATAGTAGAGGTTCCAAAACACAACAAACATACTCAGTCCACCTTCCCTGCATCATATTTTCTTTCGTCTTCCCTCAAGAAGTCCCCATAGTCTGCTATCTTTCACTAACcaaagtatatttataaattaagcttcCTTTTGATCCtcactttaatattttacttGTAAAACTAATGTAAAGGCAttacaaacatttgaaaaaataagaaaaatacgtgcaggaataaaaaatatccaCACTAACGAAAAAAATCACACTGATCCTCAAACTAACTAAAAGGAACGATGCCACTACTGATatccacagaaattaaaaaaccaGCTCCAGATCTGAATTTCCCTTTCCAATCCATTCTATATGAATACACATATTCTATGTGCGTATTTTAATATCCAcactaattgaaaaaaatatgttttggttTCTCTTCCAGTCCATTCTCTATGTATATTTTGCATAGTTATAAACCAAATGCACATGCAATTTTATCTCGTTTtcaattttaaacattataacggaattatttccattatttctatGGCTGTTTCTAATCGACATTTGCAACATGACATAGCAGAGGAATCCATCTCACTAGTGCCTTCTTGGTCATTTATGTTGCTCTTAGGTTTTTGATGTGATGTATATTGGTCTAGAAAAAGTAAACATTCTCATGTAAGCAGTCTTTcctcaacctacagaatgggagaagatatttacaaatgacctatcagataaagggctagtttccaatatctataaggaacttattaaactcagcagcaaagaaacaaacaatccaatcatgaaatgagcaaaagacatgaacagaaatctcacagacgaagacagagacatggccaacaagcatatgagaaaatgctctgcatcacttgccatcagggaaatacaaatcaaaaccacaatgagataccacctcacaccaatgagaatggggaaaattaacaaggcaggaaaccacaaatgttggagaggatgcggagaaaggggagccctcttacactgttggtgggaatgtgaactggtgcagccactcaggaaaactgtgtggaggttcctcaaagagttaaaaatagatctgccctatgacccagcgattgcactgctggggatttaccccaaagatacagatgcagtgacacggcaagacacctgcaccccgatgtttctagcagcaatgtccacaatagccaaactatggaaggagcctcagtgtccattgaaagatgaatggataaagatgtggtctatgtacacaatggaatattcctcaaccattagaaacgacaaataccccccatttgcttcgacgtggatggaactggagggtattatgctgagtgaaaaggaaaaggacaaacattatatggtctcattcatttggggaatataaaaattagtgaaacagaataaagggaaaggagagaaaatgcttgaaaatatcagtgagggtgacaaaacatgagagacacctaactctggtaaatgaacaaggggttgtggaaggggaggtgggtggggggtgggggtgactgggtgatgggaactgagggggacacttgacgggatgagcactgggtgttatgctatatgttggcaaattgaactccaataaaaaaaataagcagtttttccttttagattattttctttacatagaCTCTCAGAAATAAGATTACCAGAACAACATTAGCATGgtttttcaagtaaaaaataattttcgaAAAGAAATGTACACTAACAGTGGCATAGCTATCCCACATTTACCAGAACCCAGTTCTCTGCTTAttgaaaacaaatacacacaaaacaaaaactctttttttaatagtgaatGATATTTTAATCCTATATTTTTTGTTAATCAAAGAGATTTGCTATTTACTAGATCCCTAGATCAGCAGAAGCTGATTGGATTTATTACAGAAAGTTgagataattattaattattaataattataattatataaatcatTGACATTTCACTTAGAGATTTTCTCAAGATTAAACATGATttctatttggctttttaaatcattgaaaataACTCCAGGATCCCTCTTAGTAATTTCCCGACCACCACATGTGATCTTGCTGGGGGGCCACACAGGTGTGACATTCTACGCTCATAGACTTTGAGCTGGAAGGAGCATCATACACCAATCTGTTTCAtggcatttattttaaacatcaagAAACCGACATTTCAAATGAACCAGAGTGTTAGGGACAAAAGGGCCCACTCGGATCCCTGACAGTCGCTAAGTTGCTAAGcgatctttattttttctttctctctcttcctggaaaCACTCTACTGATCGTGATTTCAGCAGTTTGCCAGCAATAGCTCTGCGGTCATAGATTCTATGCTTCAGGGTGTCCCACCCAGAAAGGAGCTGCAACACTTTCTCTTTGCATGTGTCTCCTGAGGTTTGTATCCGTTTCCACAGATGTGTCCAAAGGTCAAGCCAAATATTTTgtcaatatatatacatttaaaaaataaatttaggccTATAGAATTCTTCCAATTTAATCTATTGTGTGAAGACCCTTCAATAAGTATGTCTCCTTATATGAAATTTCAGCTCCAGGATCGGAGAAATTTCCCTGAGTTTTTTCTCAGCACACTGACATTCCAAGCAGAGTCACACTTTGTTCTCACACTCCACATCTTCCCTCTCCGTGCACAACTTAAAAGTTGACAAGACAGTGGATTGTAGAGCAAAGAAGCAATAACAGTTTGTCCAAAACCTGCCTGTatgttctcaaaataaaaatagttcagctaaataaaatcctataacattcatttaaaatagatAACTTCTCTCTTCTCGTACTTCTGAGAGTAGCAGGGAACATTTCAGAGAACTTCTGTTGGTTAAGCTCATACTCACTAGCAGATAGCTTAACAATGAAGAAGCTGCAATTTGGAAGAATGCCTCTGAGTTCCAATCTAAACTGTCCACTCTTCGAACTTGTGAAAATTGTTCTACTTCTTCATATTTAAGTCAAGGTTGGGTTTATTGCCCACTGAATGTGAGAAACAACTGAATTCCTGCAACTAACATGCTTAGCACTGAATCTGTCCAAACAGCACTGAGGGCTCCTGAAAGTGTAACTCATAGTaatggttgtctttttattacacgtgcacaaacacacacacacactctcccacACACATCTGCCTCCATTCCAACCCAAAGTTTTTCTCACTTCCTAAATCAGatgcctcttttcttcctttgaactACAGCCCCCATGACAGTAAGTCAGCAGACTCAAAAATGATTGGAACTGTCCCCCATAAAATTCAAATGGTGGCATCTGACCTCTATGATgattatgtttgaaatattttttaaaatttaaaaaatagaagattgTGGGGCGCCTGCATGGCACAATTGATTATgtattggactcttgattttggctcaggtcctgatctcagggtcatgagatcaagccttaaGTCTTAAGGCTCTCTGCTtatcgaggagtctgcttctctatctccctctccctttatctctcctgcctgtgttctctttctccctctcaaataaatgaatacatacatacatacatacatacataaatcttaaaaaaaaacaaccatagaCAATTGAGTCCACAGGATGAGTACAGgacaacttaaaaaacaaacaaaaaggtttggaaaaaagaatcaaataaatttGTGAAAGTGGAAACCTGCCATCATTAAAGtacgtacatacacacatacataaaaattataaaaacatgagCTAAAGAGTAAACCTTCCAATATGGCATTGAAAGGAGAGTGTGTCTCTTCCTTCCATGCTGCTTGAAGCTTGGCCACCGTCATGAACGACACAGTAATAATCCGGACCAGGAAGTTCATGACCAACCTACTGCTTCAGGAGAAACAGATGGTCATTGATGTTCTTCACCCCAGGAAGACAGAAATTCGGGAAAAACTAGCCAAAATGTACAAGACCACACCAGATgtcatatttgtttgtttgtttttataaatttattttttattggtgttcaatttgtcaacatatagaataacaaccagtgctcatcccgtcaagtgcccataTTTGTATTTGGATTCAGAACCCATTTTGATGGTGGCAAGACAACTCACTTTGGCAGTTTTATGATTTATGATTCCTTGGattacacaaagaaaaatgaacccaaacataAACTTGCAAGACATGGTctgtatgagaagaaaaagacatcaaGAAAACAGTTCAAAGAACGCAAAAGCAGAATGAAGAAAGTCAGGGGGACTGCAAAAGCCAATGTTGGTGCTGGCAAAAAGTGAGCTGGAGATTGGACAACAGAAGGAGTAAAGATTCTGCAGTGGCTTTATCTGTGGTGATTGTGCAGATTTTTCATGAGAGGATTAATAAactaagaatgttaaaaaaaaaaaaaaaggagagtgtgTGAATAAATCACCCAGAATTCACTGTGACAACAGAACAGAATATAGAAGAAACTTGATGTTTCGATCGTGgatcaaaaaagatgaaagagaatcctaaatcctgattccttttctttttttgttttttcctcccttctcctcatcctcctcctttgCCATCACCTATTACCCCATTAACTACTTTTGGCTGACCTTTTATATTGTTGCAATACTTTTAAGTGTATTATCTCCCTGGATTTTCACAGTAGATCTTTGAGATAATTGGATTTAGAATTGTtaccccatttgacagatgaattAACTGCCACTCCAAGAAGACAGTAACAGAAAGTGCCAGGAAAAAGCCTACTTTTGGGTATTCAAAGCCAAATTTTATGCATGACTTTGGATGAGACAAACATGCTGTGGGTCACTCTGCTCACGTTTCTCAAGAGGAGCCAAGGCTCCCTTTCTTCAGGACTGCTTTGAAGATGAAGTGTGATGAGCACAGAACTGCAGAGAGCGGTGCAAATCTTACCATGACTCCTTGCTAACGGGACCTCCTGGACGCGAGTGTTGTACTGTGAAGTGTTACAATGATGAAGTGATGATCCATCTCgggtattttctttgttttacccAAATCCGGTTCCCAGTCCCATGTCCCCATGTCACTCACCTCTGCAAGCTCTGGAGAGCCAGTTGGGGGTGTATGATTCTTCTGGATGCCTTTCAGCAGTCTGGCCCATTGCCAAGCAAATGAAACACAGTTGTGCCACATAGAAATGGGGTTCTCAATGTCTTTGCATCACTATTCTCTCCATCCTGAACTTCTCACCCAGACAGCAAGAACTTCCTGGAACTTGCTGGTTTCTGGCTTGGGGGCTCATTTTTCCGATCGCCATCTGACCCTCTTCTCAGCTCTTCagtacacttctttttttttttttttttttttatttatttttttatttttattttttttggggggttaaatatatatatgtttatttttttttattggtgttcaatttactaacatacagaataacacccagtgcccgtcacccattcactcccaccccccgccctcctccccttctaccacccctagttcgtttcccagagttagcagtctttacgttctgtctccctttctgatatttcccacacatttcttctcccttccctttcactattatttatattccccaaatgaatgagaacatataatgtttgtccttctccgactgacttacttcactcagcataataccctccagttccatccacgttgaagcaaatggtgggtatttgtcatttctaatagctgagtaatattccattgtatacataaaccacatcttctttatccattcatctttcgttggacaccgaggctccttccacagtttggctatcgtggccattgctgctagaaacatcggggtgcaggtgtcccggcgtttcattgcatttgtatctttggggtaaatccccaacagtgcaattgctgggtcgtagggcaggtctatttttaactgtttgaggaacctccacacagttttccagagtggctgcaccagttcacagtcccaccaacagtgtaagagggttcccttttctccgcatcctctccaacatttgttgtttcctgccttgttaattttccccattctcactggtgtgaggtggtatctcattgtagaaatagaaaacctgaacagaccaataaccagggaggaaattgaagcagtcatcaaaaacctcccaagacacaagagtccagggccagatggcttcccaggggaattttatcaaacgtttaaagaagaaaccatacctattctcctaaagctgtttggaaagatagaaagagatggagtacttccaaattcgttctatgaagccagcatcaccttaattccaaagccagacaaagaccccgccaaaaaggagaattacagaccaatatctctgatgaacatggatgcaaaaattctcaacaagatactggccaataggatccaacagtacattaagaaaattattcaccatgaccaagtaggatttatccctgggacacaaggctggttcaacacccgtaa
This Canis lupus dingo isolate Sandy chromosome 13, ASM325472v2, whole genome shotgun sequence DNA region includes the following protein-coding sequences:
- the LOC112662346 gene encoding 40S ribosomal protein S24-like, with product MNDTVIIRTRKFMTNLLLQEKQMVIDVLHPRKTEIREKLAKMYKTTPDVIFVLPIFVFGFRTHFDGGKTTHFGSFMIYDSLDYTKKNEPKHKLARHGLYEKKKTSRKQFKERKSRMKKVRGTAKANVGAGKK